The DNA region TTGCAAACCTTCGCGCCGTGGATTCCGCTTACATCTTTGTAAACCCAATCCATAAAAGCATTTTCTACGGATCTTACCCAAGTTTCAAGTATTCAAACGAGGTGCTGCTCGAAAACAAGCTCGACAACCGCTTAAGCATTCCGGTCGGAACCGAATCGCCTTATTCCGCTGTATTGATGATGCCAAAACCGGGAACTGGAATCATCAGTAAAGAGGAGGATATTTTCAACAGGAAGGATATTTTCGCATCCGGCGTATTTCCTGGCAATGACCAACTCGACAATACGATTATTGCTCCACTGGAACTGGCGCAGGAACTGCTGAACCTCCCAAAAAAATCTGCATATCAAATTGTCATCAAACTGAAAAATCCAGAAAATGCAGATGTGGTAAAGGCAACGCTTGAATCCCAGCTCGGAAATAAGTACGAACTAAAAACCAAGGAAGAAGAGAATGCCGCGTTCTGGAAGATGATCAATATCGAGAAACTCTTTATTTATCTTATTTTCGCGCTCGTTATTTTTATTACCACTTTTAATTTGGCAGGCGCGATTATTATCCTTCAGCTCGACAAAAAAGAACAGGCAAAATCTCTGATTTCTCTAGGAATGAATATGCGGTCACTGCGCAATATCTATTTCTACACCGGGATTCTGATCGTGATCTTTGGTGTCGTATGCGGTCTGGTCTTGGGCAGCATCATCAGTTATCTACAGATAGAGACTGGCTTTTTCAAGGCGGGCTCCAATATCGATCTTGCTTTTCCGGTAAGAATCCGCCTGATTAATTATCTT from Chryseobacterium suipulveris includes:
- a CDS encoding ABC transporter permease: MKNTAFYIATRYLLAKKGSTAVTFITWLAALAMMVAVTAMFIIISVFSGLEDLNQDLIANLHADITVTSKQGKTLSDIDKAINTLNSNPEIAHFSKVINEKVYISFRENGDIANLRAVDSAYIFVNPIHKSIFYGSYPSFKYSNEVLLENKLDNRLSIPVGTESPYSAVLMMPKPGTGIISKEEDIFNRKDIFASGVFPGNDQLDNTIIAPLELAQELLNLPKKSAYQIVIKLKNPENADVVKATLESQLGNKYELKTKEEENAAFWKMINIEKLFIYLIFALVIFITTFNLAGAIIILQLDKKEQAKSLISLGMNMRSLRNIYFYTGILIVIFGVVCGLVLGSIISYLQIETGFFKAGSNIDLAFPVRIRLINYLIVAGTAAAFGFTISWAFSKINKSYFKNF